ACTGGCCGGTCTTCGGTGGCGCATCGGTCATCGCTGCGCAGGCGGTGCTCGCCAGCGTCAAGCTTGGCAAATATGAAAAGACGCTCGACGCCATGTTTCACACGCCGAACAAGCTGCAGCAGGCCGATGTCGAAAAGGCCCTCAAGAAAGCGGGCCTGACCTTCGACGGCGTCGGCAAGGCCGTTATCGAGCATCAGGCATGGATTTCCGGCCTGCTGGACCGGAACTGGGTACAGGCCGCCGCCTTCAAATTCGTCGGCACGCCATCATTTGTGGTGGGAACGACGAGCTTTGCCGGCGTCCTTGACCGAAAGGGCCTGAAGGAAGCAATCGCCAAGGCACGGGGCTAGGACGAGACGGCAAAGGGCATCGGCACTGCGATGCCCGACCGGAATGTTAAAACGATGGTTTCAGTCCGACCGGACCTGAAACCATCATTCTCCGAACGTTAAGCCTGTTCACGCGCTCTTTTGAAAAGGTCTGTAAAGGCTTCCGCACTCTGTACCGCACCGGGGACGAGGAACTTGCCGATGATGAAAGCAGGCGTTCCCGTCAATTGCAGCGACATTGCCTGTTCATGATTGCGCGCAAGCAGATCATCGATCTCCGCCGCTTTCGATTTCATGTCGCGCTCGAGACGAGCAAAGTCGATGCTTGTCGCACGCACGGTGTCGCGCATCTCATCGGCCTTCACCTTCGGCGTCTTGATCGCCATCAGCGCATCATGGACGATGTGATAAGCGTCCTGATATTTCGCCGCCAGCGCCAGTTGCGCTCCCTCGACGGAGTCGGGCGTTATGATCGGCCAGTCCTTGTAGACCATCCTGACATCCCCGTCTGCCGAGACCGCATTACTCATGGGAACGGCCGTCTTTTTGCACCAGGGGCAATTATAGTCGAGAAAGGCGACCATGGTGAGCTCGCCGGCGGGATTGCCGGAGACGGGTGCCGCCGGATCGCGCAGGATCATCTCGAGCTTCAGACCGTTGGGTGAAGCCGTAGCCGGCGATGCGATGGCCGAGACCACCGAAATCGAGCCGAGGAGAAAGGCACGGCGTCTGAGCCCGGCAAGGGCTGAAACATCCGCGCGGTTTCGAACATCATGTGCCATGGTGATGGGCCTTCTTTCTTTTCCGTATCGGTCGTCAGGCGGCAAGTTGCTGACGTTTCGAGGGGTCGGGAATAACCACGATGGTGCTGCCGTCCCGCACATTGTTGAAGAGGTCGATGACATCCTGGTTCAGCAGCCGGATGCAGCCGGAGGAAACCGCCTTGCCGATAGAAAAGGCCTCCGGTGTTCCGTGCAGGCGGTAAAGCGTGTCCCTGCCGCCCTGATGAATGTAGAGCGCCCGCGCGCCGAGCGGGTTCTTGAGACCGGGTGGCATTCCGCCATTGGCGATGCTGTAGGGCTGAAGACTGGGCTGCCGCGCCACCATCTCGTCCGGCGGGGTCCATTTCGGCCATGCCCGCTTGTAGGCGACAATCGCCCGGCCAGCCCAGGAGAAGCCGTCCCGGCCGACGCCAATCCCGTAACGGGTCGCCTTGCCGCCCGGCAGAATGTGATAGAGAAACTTGTTCGGCGTATCGACGATCAGTGTGCCGGGCTTTTCGTCGGTCGGATAATCGACGACCTGCCGCCAGTAGCGTGGGTCCACCTGCTTGATGTTCACCGCCGGGATCGGGAATGTCTCATCGGGAAGCGCCGCATACATTGCCGGCATGACCGGCGCAGGCGTCTCGGGCAAGGGGTCGTCGTTTCTTGACAACGTCGCCGGCTTGGGCGGTTCACCGGATGTGGCGCAACCTGCCAGCAGGCCCGCAAGCCCAAGGGCAAGAAGGTTTCTGCGGGTGGTGAAAATCGGGATGTCGTGCATTCTGGGATGTGTCTCCTATTCGGCGACACATAGCCGGCCCCCACCTTAAGCCAGTCTTAAGGCCACCACCCGCACGGCAATTCGTTCGGATCGGCGTTATTGTGGATCACCGACAAGATAAATGACCGTCCCCTTGGAGCGGTCATTTCCTCCGTGTGTTCAATGCAGTTCACCAGCGGGTCAGGCCAAGCAGCTTTTCGCCGAGCGGGTTGAGCCTGGCGGTTTCGGCATGGCGTTTCTCCCATTCACGCGGATCACCGGGAAAGGCGTCGCGCTGCGGATGATCAAGCTCCTTCCAGAGCCGGATCCGCTCCTGCCGTTCTGCCTCATTGTCGAATTCCGCCGGGTGCATGGAGATGTATTGGGCCATGCGCACGCGGCCATCGGAATGATTGGGACGCACGCCGTGGGCAAGCAGCGAGTTGAAAATCATCAGATCGCCCGGTTCCATATCGATATTGACGACGGAGAGGCCAGCCATATCCGGATGCATCGGATCACGATCTTCCGGCTGCGTCTTCACCCATTCGTCAAAATGCTCAAAAAGATAGGGCACGCACTGAAAACCGCCGACATCGCCATCCTGTTTCTGCAGGCTCAGCACGCCCTGTACGCCGATCGGCAGTGGGCGGATGGAGGTATCCACATCCCAGTGGATGAAACCGTTGGGATTGCCTTTCACCTTTTTCGGCGGATTGAGATTGGCGCGGTCGATGGTGACCCACAGATCCTCCCGGTCCCATATGTCGACAAAGACGTCGTAGACCCGCTGCTCGACGCGATTGTCCCAGAGATACTGGTGATTATAAATCTCCAGCATGCCGGTATTGTTCAATTCCTTCATCTTGTGTTCGCGTCTTTGCGGCGCATACCAGGTCGAAGCATCGGCCGGGTCCTTCTCATCGAATTTCCAGAGCAGATCGACAAGGCGTTGCACATTCGCCGCAGGCACCGCCTGACGGACAATGATATATCCCTTCGTCGTCCAGTGCTGCCAGTCCGCTTCCGACAGGACGCGCAGCGGCAAGGTCTTGTTGATATCCTTGAGCTGGGTCGTGGCGGCCGTCGTCGGATGGCTGTCGCGTTTGATTGCTGCGGTGGATTGCATGTCGTTCTCCCATCATCATCTCCCGAACATCAGGCGATGGAAGAAAGCTACGGTTTTCCGGCATGCCGTGTTGTCCGCAGATGCACAATACTGATACTATTCCAGCGTATAAATCCCAGAGAGCGCGGAATGAGGCCACATCTCGAACATCTGCCGACATCACCGGAGTCATCCTGGAGCAGGCTCAACCGGCGGCTTGACGACGCCATTCCGTTCGAATGGCACCACCATCCTGAATTCGAACTGACGTTGACGCTCAATTCCCGCGGACAAAGATTCGTGGGTAATCATGTTGCCGACTACGATCACGGCGACCTCGTGCTAATCGGCCCAAACCTGCCACACACCTGGGCGTCGCGTGACAAACTCGATCCAGCTGAGCCGCATATCGCCCTCGTCTTCTGGTTCAGGAAAGAATGGATCGAAGGACTGGCCGGCGGATCGGTCGAACTGGCGTCCGTCAAACGTCTCATCCAGAACGCCGCAACCGGGCTGGCGTTTAACCCCGCACTTGGCCGGGCTCTGGCAGGTGATTTTGAAGCAATATTTTCCCGTCCCCCAGTCGGGCAGCTGACCGGCCTCCTGGATATTCTGGCGCGGCTGGCGACAGAGGACGGTGGCGTGCCTCTTTCAACCGTCGTGCCGCAGCAGGTGGAAGGGGACCGCTCGCGGATTGACCGTGTCCTGATCCATCTGCACCGCCACTACCATGAGCCGCTCCGCATGGAGCAGATTGCCGCAATAGCCGCTCTCAGCGAATCCGGCCTGCACCGCATGTTCAGGAAACATACGCAGGTCAGCCTGTCCGATTATCTGATCGGCCTCAGGGTCGGCGAAGCCTGCGCCCGGCTTTCAGGCACCACCCAGCCAATCAGACATATCGCTGCCGATGTCGGTTATGCCTCGCTGGCCAATTTCAACCGTCAGTTCCTGCGTCTGCGCGGCATGACACCGCGCGACTATCGAGCCTCGTTTCACGGCAGCGGCAGGAAAATCCGATAACGTACCAGAGCTACCGGATTGCCCCTGTGCCGCAGCGGCCGGCGCTACTTCGCACCCTGCCCCAGGCGGGGTACAGGTCAACACATCAGGCGAAGCCAGCAAATTTGGTCTCGCGCCCGATGCCGTGTCACCCTTTCTCAAGGAATTGACCGCATTCGACGCAATACGCCCGCGGGGTTTCATGACCCTTGCAACCTTCACACCTTCTCTGTCGCCGACCGCGCGCGACAGATCAGCCTACCGCCCCAGATCAGTCGGTGTCACCCCGGCAACATTCAAATATCAAGATCGACCCAGAGCGCGGCATGGTCGGACGCGGCGTCCTCCTGACGCTTGACCTCGTCATAGCTTTCCCACTTCTTCGGCCGAACACCGGGCCACATGCCCTTGCGGAACACGCCACCATCCTTGACCTTTGCAAAAAGGGCGGGAGACAGCAGGATATAATCGATCTTGTTGGAGGCCGTGCACCCACCATAGGTGCCGGGGTAACCACCATCATCAAAAGCGTCATGCTTGAAGATGTCTTTTAACGAGGTACCGCCAAGAAGTGGCTCCAGCGGATCACTGCCGGGAGTGTCGTTGAAGTCACCGATAACAGCGACATATTCGACGCCCCGTTCGATCAGTTTCCTGTAGATTTCGGCGATACGCTTTGCCTGTGCCTTTCGCTTGGCATCCGACTTGGCCTTTCCGCCATACCCCTTGCTCTTGAGGTGATTGACCATGACGACAAGCTGAGCGCCGGCGGGCGTGGTGATTTCATATTCCGGGCAATCGCGCGAAAAGATCGCCTCACCGTTCGGTGTGCAATCATCGACATGGCTGTGCATGGCACCAATGGGATAACCCTTGCGGGTCATCATGCCGACATCGATCCCGCGCTCGTCATTGCCGTCGATTACCATCACGTGCCGAAACGGCGTGCCGCCGATCGCCGGCAGGATCTCGCGATTGAAGGCGGAAAGCACCGGGCGGCTCTCGACTTCGACGATGCCGAGCACGTCGGCCTCAAGATCGACCATCACCCGCGCAGTGTTGCGCATGGCGTGCTCGTTGACCGGCTCATCGCGCAGTTCCAGCGACCCGACCCAGTCGGCCCGGCCATCGGCAACGACCACGACACCGCCCGCAGTCGGCCGCTTGAGCAAACCGCCACGGTTTCGGCGAAGGATAACGAAAGGCCCCGTGTCGGACTGCTCCATACCCAACTCGACGACGAGCCGGGCGATCTCGACCTTGTCTGCGTCACTATACTCGACCTGACCAAGCAATTGGTTCAGCGCCGCAAAATGCTCCAGAACCGGCTTTCCCTCTTCCCAGCTGCCAAGGTTCATCGCTTTGGCGCGATCAAAGAGGTTTTCAACGTTGTAGACAGCAAGACGCATCTGATCCTCCCCAGGTTGCAGGGATGATGCACGTTTTACATTTCAAAGACACGACAGTTTGGACTGGCAGAGGAAATTCACGACCGGCACACCGATGGACAAGATCGTCCTCGCGAAAGCTTTAAGCATTTCGCCAAGTCCGCGCATTGCCCACGGCACGGGCGAAACGATCATGATCCGTGGCATCAACCGACCCATCGGGCATGAATATCTCGGTATCGTTTCGCATGGCGGCGACGTCGACACCGCACAGCTCCGCCAGACCGAGCGCCGTCAACTCCCGCATGGCCGGCACACAGATGGTCCGGCCGCTGGCGGCCGCCAGAAAACGGGCGAAATAGCGACTATTCGACAGGCCACCGTCGATGGAGATCATGTCACCGATGGGAGTTGCAGCCGGCATCGCCTCAATCAATCGCACCGTCAGCATGGCAATACCTTCCAGCAGCGCGCGCACCATGTCACGCCGCTCGGTGGCATGGTCCATCCCGATGAACAGCGGCACGGCCTGCCTGTCCCAATAGGGCGCCGCAAGGCCCGAAAATGCGGGCACGCATACAAGGCCGCGCCGAATGGCGGATGGTCCCTCGAAACCGTCGAGTTCGGCATTATCGGTATACAGGCCGATCTTTCGCGCCCATTCGAGCGCAGCACCGGCATCGTAGACCCCTCCCTCGATAGCAAAAACGGCCGGCGCGCCCT
The Agrobacterium cucumeris DNA segment above includes these coding regions:
- a CDS encoding DsbA family protein; this encodes MTLTRRQLVAMAGLAAIAPPSLVFAETDPTSRQMVLHDPDAPVLGNPKGDVTVVEYFDYQCPYCKSSYGMVRDVVEQDGKVRLVLKDWPVFGGASVIAAQAVLASVKLGKYEKTLDAMFHTPNKLQQADVEKALKKAGLTFDGVGKAVIEHQAWISGLLDRNWVQAAAFKFVGTPSFVVGTTSFAGVLDRKGLKEAIAKARG
- a CDS encoding DsbA family protein, encoding MAHDVRNRADVSALAGLRRRAFLLGSISVVSAIASPATASPNGLKLEMILRDPAAPVSGNPAGELTMVAFLDYNCPWCKKTAVPMSNAVSADGDVRMVYKDWPIITPDSVEGAQLALAAKYQDAYHIVHDALMAIKTPKVKADEMRDTVRATSIDFARLERDMKSKAAEIDDLLARNHEQAMSLQLTGTPAFIIGKFLVPGAVQSAEAFTDLFKRAREQA
- a CDS encoding L,D-transpeptidase, which gives rise to MHDIPIFTTRRNLLALGLAGLLAGCATSGEPPKPATLSRNDDPLPETPAPVMPAMYAALPDETFPIPAVNIKQVDPRYWRQVVDYPTDEKPGTLIVDTPNKFLYHILPGGKATRYGIGVGRDGFSWAGRAIVAYKRAWPKWTPPDEMVARQPSLQPYSIANGGMPPGLKNPLGARALYIHQGGRDTLYRLHGTPEAFSIGKAVSSGCIRLLNQDVIDLFNNVRDGSTIVVIPDPSKRQQLAA
- a CDS encoding phytanoyl-CoA dioxygenase family protein, with amino-acid sequence MQSTAAIKRDSHPTTAATTQLKDINKTLPLRVLSEADWQHWTTKGYIIVRQAVPAANVQRLVDLLWKFDEKDPADASTWYAPQRREHKMKELNNTGMLEIYNHQYLWDNRVEQRVYDVFVDIWDREDLWVTIDRANLNPPKKVKGNPNGFIHWDVDTSIRPLPIGVQGVLSLQKQDGDVGGFQCVPYLFEHFDEWVKTQPEDRDPMHPDMAGLSVVNIDMEPGDLMIFNSLLAHGVRPNHSDGRVRMAQYISMHPAEFDNEAERQERIRLWKELDHPQRDAFPGDPREWEKRHAETARLNPLGEKLLGLTRW
- a CDS encoding AraC family transcriptional regulator, which gives rise to MRPHLEHLPTSPESSWSRLNRRLDDAIPFEWHHHPEFELTLTLNSRGQRFVGNHVADYDHGDLVLIGPNLPHTWASRDKLDPAEPHIALVFWFRKEWIEGLAGGSVELASVKRLIQNAATGLAFNPALGRALAGDFEAIFSRPPVGQLTGLLDILARLATEDGGVPLSTVVPQQVEGDRSRIDRVLIHLHRHYHEPLRMEQIAAIAALSESGLHRMFRKHTQVSLSDYLIGLRVGEACARLSGTTQPIRHIAADVGYASLANFNRQFLRLRGMTPRDYRASFHGSGRKIR
- a CDS encoding endonuclease/exonuclease/phosphatase family protein; translation: MRLAVYNVENLFDRAKAMNLGSWEEGKPVLEHFAALNQLLGQVEYSDADKVEIARLVVELGMEQSDTGPFVILRRNRGGLLKRPTAGGVVVVADGRADWVGSLELRDEPVNEHAMRNTARVMVDLEADVLGIVEVESRPVLSAFNREILPAIGGTPFRHVMVIDGNDERGIDVGMMTRKGYPIGAMHSHVDDCTPNGEAIFSRDCPEYEITTPAGAQLVVMVNHLKSKGYGGKAKSDAKRKAQAKRIAEIYRKLIERGVEYVAVIGDFNDTPGSDPLEPLLGGTSLKDIFKHDAFDDGGYPGTYGGCTASNKIDYILLSPALFAKVKDGGVFRKGMWPGVRPKKWESYDEVKRQEDAASDHAALWVDLDI